Below is a window of Desmonostoc muscorum LEGE 12446 DNA.
AATCTAAAATCTAAAATTGTCTCGGTCAATATTAACCAGAAACTTAATGTTGAAAACCCTGTACATTGTGCGACATTGCCAAGCAGCTGGACAGGAACCTAACGCGCCTCTGACAGCAGAAGGCTACCTGCAAGCGATCGCTCTTAGTGATTTGTTATTCGATTTTGGAATCGAGCGATTTATCTCCAGTCCATTCACTAGAGCATATCAGTCAATTGCTCCTCTGGCTGAACGTCTGGGCTTCTCAATCGAGATTGACAAGAGACTTGCTGAGCGCGTCTTGTGTGGAATACCGCTTGCTGATTGGCGCCAGCGATTGGCCCAGTCATTTACCAATCTTGATTTATGTCTGGATGGTGGTGAGTCAAGTCGTGATGCTATGGCGCGGGGAATAGCTGTTGTAGATGAAGCATTGCAGCAAAAAGCAAACACAATTGCGATCGTCACGCATGGTAATTTAATGGCGTTGATCCTAAAACATTTTGACGATCGCATTGGTTATCCTGAATGGGAAAAATTGAGCAATCCAGATGTGTATCGCGTACAGTTTCTCAACAGTGCAACACATGTAGAGCGAATGATATTTTTC
It encodes the following:
- a CDS encoding histidine phosphatase family protein, which codes for MLKTLYIVRHCQAAGQEPNAPLTAEGYLQAIALSDLLFDFGIERFISSPFTRAYQSIAPLAERLGFSIEIDKRLAERVLCGIPLADWRQRLAQSFTNLDLCLDGGESSRDAMARGIAVVDEALQQKANTIAIVTHGNLMALILKHFDDRIGYPEWEKLSNPDVYRVQFLNSATHVERMIFF